A region of Flavobacterium album DNA encodes the following proteins:
- a CDS encoding DUF5004 domain-containing protein, whose translation MKKINLLMCSLVIAGLGFTSCSDDDNDSNNNESRIEGTYNLKEVNTGEATDFDEDGDSNIDQMKESSCYNNGKITLRADNTFTYVATAILVNETEGTAGCAEDVTYTGTWEIVEGSGTTAIIAVTYEGENNNDVTLTLTKQGNRLSWEDDNIFSQYPDRNNAGAAIYRSGSIKYVYEK comes from the coding sequence ATGAAAAAGATCAATTTATTAATGTGCTCGCTTGTAATAGCGGGATTGGGATTCACTTCATGCAGTGACGATGACAATGACAGCAACAACAATGAATCGCGTATTGAGGGAACATATAACCTCAAAGAAGTAAATACAGGCGAAGCAACGGATTTCGACGAAGATGGTGATTCGAACATTGACCAGATGAAAGAATCTTCATGTTATAACAACGGAAAAATCACGCTAAGGGCTGATAATACTTTTACGTATGTAGCCACCGCAATCCTTGTTAATGAAACGGAAGGTACTGCAGGTTGTGCTGAAGATGTTACCTATACAGGTACCTGGGAAATAGTTGAAGGAAGTGGTACAACTGCTATTATTGCTGTTACCTACGAAGGCGAGAACAACAACGATGTTACCCTTACGCTTACCAAGCAGGGTAACAGGCTATCGTGGGAGGATGACAACATTTTCTCTCAATATCCCGATAGAAATAATGCCGGCGCAGCTATATACAGGTCAGGCAGCATAAAGTATGTATATGAAAAATAA
- a CDS encoding lysophospholipid acyltransferase family protein, translating into MQLLAYIFSYPFFWLISLLPFRVLYFLSDITYVVTYRIIGYRKSVVRHNLALALPHLTEKERREVEKKSYRHFCDTFFEIAKSLTITDKEIRKRFTFTNIEVAHEYEDKGKSVVLFTGHYASYEWLLSMNMYFKSFKGIGIYKIVKNKYFDALVKKMRGRYGAELIGTKNIIPAMRQNNRKGIKGFYGFISDQSPKKSSIIYYGKFFGITVPMQVGGEMLAKKLDMNAMFARIDKTGRGYYECTFIPLPGSPKDYPNYEITDWFMKLLEDQIREKPEYYLWTHKRFKHRLDDTTAQTNP; encoded by the coding sequence ATGCAGCTTTTAGCATATATATTTAGCTACCCGTTTTTCTGGCTTATTTCGCTGCTGCCGTTCCGGGTACTTTATTTCCTTTCTGACATTACGTATGTAGTTACCTACAGGATCATCGGCTACCGCAAATCTGTAGTGCGCCACAACCTGGCTCTTGCCCTGCCCCACCTTACTGAAAAAGAACGCAGGGAAGTAGAAAAAAAATCATACCGCCATTTTTGCGATACCTTTTTTGAAATAGCGAAGTCGCTCACCATTACCGATAAAGAAATACGCAAAAGGTTTACCTTCACCAACATCGAAGTGGCCCACGAATATGAAGACAAGGGCAAAAGCGTTGTCCTTTTCACCGGACATTATGCCAGCTATGAATGGCTGCTATCTATGAATATGTACTTTAAATCCTTTAAAGGCATCGGAATCTATAAAATAGTAAAAAACAAATACTTTGATGCACTGGTTAAAAAAATGCGCGGCCGGTATGGCGCAGAACTGATCGGCACCAAGAACATTATCCCGGCTATGCGCCAAAACAACAGGAAAGGCATCAAAGGGTTTTATGGCTTCATCAGCGACCAGTCGCCCAAAAAAAGCAGTATTATTTATTATGGCAAGTTTTTTGGCATTACAGTGCCCATGCAGGTTGGTGGGGAGATGCTGGCAAAGAAGCTGGATATGAACGCCATGTTTGCCCGTATCGACAAAACAGGCCGTGGGTATTATGAATGTACTTTTATTCCGTTGCCTGGCAGCCCGAAAGATTATCCCAATTATGAGATAACCGACTGGTTTATGAAATTGCTGGAAGACCAGATCAGGGAAAAGCCCGAGTATTACTTATGGACGCATAAAAGGTTCAAGCATCGCCTCGACGATACTACAGCTCAAACCAACCCTTGA
- the prmA gene encoding 50S ribosomal protein L11 methyltransferase: MSNIYIGYYFTIEPKEPGAEILMAELGETPFESFIETEEGLSAYVQKDFWNENILDGIYILGSDEFRISYTFEEIEQVNWNEEWEKNFEPIEVDNTCRVRAPFHEKKDVKYDIVIEPKMSFGTGHHETTFMMIQHLLETDVEGKKTLDMGCGTAILAILAEMKGAQPIDAIDIDNWCYLNSIENAERNNCHHISVYEGDAALLEGKKYDVIIANINRNILLNDMQAYMDCLNAGGTLLLSGFYEEDIPAIDASCTEKGLTFVKKFSRNNWVSLKYVN, encoded by the coding sequence ATGTCGAACATTTATATCGGCTATTATTTCACTATCGAGCCTAAAGAACCGGGAGCGGAAATACTGATGGCTGAGCTGGGAGAAACCCCTTTTGAAAGTTTTATAGAAACCGAAGAAGGCCTGTCTGCCTATGTACAAAAGGACTTTTGGAACGAAAACATCCTTGACGGAATCTACATTTTGGGATCAGATGAATTCAGGATAAGCTATACTTTCGAAGAAATCGAGCAGGTGAACTGGAACGAGGAGTGGGAAAAGAATTTTGAACCGATAGAGGTTGACAACACCTGCCGGGTAAGGGCACCTTTCCATGAAAAGAAGGACGTGAAGTACGATATCGTGATCGAGCCTAAGATGAGCTTCGGCACAGGGCACCATGAAACAACTTTCATGATGATACAGCACCTGCTTGAAACAGATGTTGAAGGGAAGAAAACGCTCGATATGGGGTGCGGCACTGCAATTTTAGCAATACTTGCCGAAATGAAAGGCGCACAACCTATAGATGCCATAGACATCGACAACTGGTGCTACCTTAACTCTATTGAGAATGCAGAGCGGAATAACTGCCACCACATCAGTGTTTATGAAGGCGATGCTGCGTTACTGGAGGGTAAAAAATATGATGTTATCATAGCCAACATTAACCGCAACATATTACTGAACGATATGCAGGCGTATATGGACTGCCTTAATGCCGGCGGCACACTGTTATTGAGCGGATTTTACGAAGAAGACATTCCTGCGATCGATGCATCATGTACCGAAAAAGGCCTTACCTTTGTAAAAAAATTTAGCAGGAACAATTGGGTTTCTCTAAAATATGTAAATTAG
- a CDS encoding ATP-dependent Clp protease adaptor ClpS: MSTQEKVLEEVLVEELTSLNNEIILYNDELNTFDHVINTLIKVCSHTAEQAEQCSLIVHYNGKCTVKTGEYKELKPQCTQLLEAGLSAEIV; the protein is encoded by the coding sequence ATGAGTACACAGGAAAAAGTTTTAGAAGAAGTATTAGTTGAAGAACTCACTTCGCTGAATAACGAGATCATATTGTATAACGATGAATTGAATACGTTTGACCACGTTATAAATACGCTGATAAAAGTTTGCAGCCATACGGCAGAACAGGCAGAGCAATGCTCCCTCATTGTCCATTATAATGGCAAATGCACGGTCAAGACCGGCGAATATAAAGAGCTGAAACCGCAGTGTACCCAACTGCTCGAGGCAGGATTAAGTGCGGAAATAGTGTAA
- a CDS encoding triple tyrosine motif-containing protein, giving the protein MIKKAILLLLFSLAGFAQELPPILKYTPEIYNAGNQNWMISQDSGNFMYFANNEGLLEFNGSEWTLYPSPNETILRSVKVINNRIYTGCYMEFGYWQRQPDGKLKYFSLSKSIKKDILDDEQFWNIVQYDRWVIFQSLSQIFIYDTKTQKYRIIKPKTGVNKIFTVENTIMYQTFGEGLFEIENGRSKLISNDAMFIKNKIVNIFHVNDGLLLQTQFNGFLEYKNGIITPWATEADDQMKISSIYNCQMLSDGSLALGSVSNGIFIITPQGKLKYHITQNKGLSNNTALSVFEDKDKNLWVALDNGINCINLQSAVRSFVDDTGFLGTVYASILYNGTLYVGTNQGLFCKAYKSNEEFKFVSGTKGQVWSLYEYDGALFCGHDSGTYIISGTTSAHLFAGSGTWKFERHPYNKNLLFQGNYHGISVLEKTATGWKFRNWIKGFDYSSRYFEVVGNDIYISHEYKGVFRITTDSGYGKVVNFHAYKTPSKGKNASLSSLNNDIYYASKDGFFRLDKKTKEFVKQDKLSQVFVNDEYISGKLTPDRTDKLWFFTKNYINYFSCGKLNTELKHDIIPIPSSLTNSMLGFENITQITPSTYLIGTTDGYYTINMSELAFNRYNVFITNVATNVMNQNTISQPVSSEGSFGHSENNLTFSFTVPEYGKYVNAEYQYMLEGLQDEWSEWSDRPFINFKNLASGDYTFRVRAKTGNSLSINTAEYSFTILKPWYATTFALIIYLIIAIIAAYLINRAYKNYYHRQKEKLIEENNRLLEIKELENEQELMKIKNQQLEQDFENKNRELAASTMNLIKKNELLSMIKDDLKKSGEGGNIKSVITTINKNINEDDTWDMFKEAFNNADKDFLKKIKKAHPLLTPNDLRLCAYLRLNLSSKEIAPLLNISVRSVEIKRYRLRKKMDLPHELGLVEYILSV; this is encoded by the coding sequence TTGATAAAAAAGGCAATCCTCTTACTACTGTTTTCCCTCGCAGGATTTGCGCAGGAACTGCCGCCTATATTAAAATATACGCCCGAAATTTACAATGCGGGCAACCAAAACTGGATGATCAGCCAGGACAGCGGCAACTTTATGTACTTTGCCAACAATGAAGGCCTGCTCGAATTTAACGGGTCGGAATGGACATTGTACCCATCCCCTAACGAAACCATACTGCGTTCGGTAAAGGTTATAAACAACCGTATATATACCGGATGCTATATGGAATTCGGGTACTGGCAAAGGCAGCCTGACGGCAAGCTTAAGTACTTTTCGCTAAGCAAATCCATCAAGAAAGATATACTTGATGATGAACAGTTCTGGAACATCGTCCAGTACGACCGCTGGGTAATTTTCCAGTCGCTGAGCCAGATATTCATTTACGATACAAAGACCCAAAAGTACCGTATCATTAAGCCTAAAACAGGCGTAAATAAAATTTTCACGGTTGAAAATACCATAATGTACCAAACATTTGGCGAAGGGCTTTTTGAAATCGAGAACGGCAGAAGCAAGCTTATAAGCAATGACGCAATGTTCATTAAAAACAAGATCGTAAACATATTCCACGTCAATGATGGTTTACTCCTGCAAACGCAGTTCAATGGCTTTTTAGAATATAAAAATGGCATTATAACACCCTGGGCTACAGAAGCTGACGACCAGATGAAAATCAGCAGCATCTATAACTGCCAGATGCTTAGCGACGGCAGCCTGGCGTTGGGATCGGTATCCAACGGTATCTTTATCATAACGCCGCAGGGCAAACTAAAATACCATATTACACAGAATAAAGGGCTTAGCAATAACACCGCCTTATCGGTATTTGAAGATAAGGATAAGAACCTTTGGGTCGCACTTGACAATGGTATCAATTGCATCAACCTGCAATCGGCAGTACGGAGCTTTGTGGATGATACCGGCTTTTTAGGTACCGTATATGCCTCCATACTGTACAACGGGACACTTTATGTAGGCACAAACCAGGGGCTCTTCTGTAAAGCCTATAAAAGCAACGAAGAGTTTAAATTCGTTTCGGGTACCAAAGGCCAGGTCTGGTCGCTGTACGAATATGACGGGGCCTTATTTTGCGGGCATGATTCGGGTACATATATTATAAGCGGCACCACATCGGCACATTTGTTTGCAGGGTCCGGTACATGGAAGTTTGAAAGGCATCCTTACAATAAAAACCTGTTATTCCAAGGGAATTATCATGGAATATCAGTACTTGAAAAGACGGCAACAGGCTGGAAATTCAGAAACTGGATAAAAGGTTTTGACTACTCCAGCCGCTATTTTGAAGTTGTCGGAAATGACATTTACATAAGCCACGAGTATAAAGGCGTATTCCGTATAACGACTGACAGCGGCTATGGCAAGGTAGTTAATTTCCATGCTTACAAGACCCCGTCAAAAGGCAAGAATGCCAGTCTTAGCAGCCTTAACAACGATATATACTACGCATCAAAAGACGGGTTTTTCAGGCTCGACAAAAAGACAAAAGAATTCGTAAAGCAGGATAAGCTGTCGCAGGTTTTTGTAAACGATGAGTATATTTCCGGAAAGCTCACGCCGGACAGGACGGATAAGCTTTGGTTCTTTACAAAAAACTACATCAATTATTTTTCATGTGGCAAGCTGAATACTGAACTGAAGCATGATATCATACCTATCCCCTCTTCGCTTACCAATTCTATGCTGGGCTTTGAGAACATAACCCAAATAACACCGAGCACTTACCTCATAGGCACGACAGACGGTTACTATACCATCAACATGAGCGAGCTTGCCTTTAACAGGTATAATGTTTTCATTACCAATGTGGCAACCAACGTGATGAACCAAAACACGATATCGCAGCCGGTTTCGTCTGAAGGGAGTTTTGGCCACAGTGAAAACAACCTGACCTTCTCATTTACCGTGCCTGAATATGGTAAATATGTAAATGCCGAATACCAGTATATGCTTGAAGGCCTCCAGGATGAGTGGAGTGAATGGAGCGACAGGCCGTTTATCAATTTTAAGAACCTTGCCTCCGGGGATTATACTTTCCGTGTGAGGGCAAAGACAGGCAACTCGCTATCAATCAACACAGCAGAGTATTCATTTACGATCCTTAAGCCGTGGTATGCCACTACCTTTGCATTAATCATCTACCTGATAATTGCCATAATTGCAGCCTACCTCATCAACCGGGCCTATAAGAACTATTACCACAGGCAGAAAGAAAAGCTGATTGAGGAAAACAACAGGCTGCTCGAGATTAAGGAGCTTGAAAACGAGCAGGAGCTGATGAAGATAAAAAACCAGCAGTTGGAACAGGACTTTGAAAATAAGAACAGGGAGTTGGCTGCCTCAACAATGAACCTAATCAAAAAGAACGAACTGCTCTCGATGATCAAGGATGACCTGAAGAAATCCGGCGAAGGTGGCAATATCAAATCTGTTATCACTACTATCAACAAGAACATCAATGAGGATGATACCTGGGATATGTTTAAAGAGGCATTTAATAATGCAGATAAAGACTTTTTAAAGAAGATAAAGAAAGCCCATCCGTTGCTTACACCGAATGATTTGAGGCTTTGCGCGTACCTGAGGCTGAATTTATCTTCCAAGGAAATAGCGCCATTGCTTAATATTTCGGTAAGGAGTGTTGAGATTAAACGATACCGTTTGCGTAAGAAAATGGATTTACCCCATGAATTAGGGCTTGTTGAGTATATTCTTTCTGTTTAA
- a CDS encoding rhomboid family intramembrane serine protease, giving the protein MDLVLVAIIAINAIVSYKAFGDYSFFKKYEFHVGSIRAGEQYRMFTSAFLHANPTHLIFNMVTLFFFAPVVIFKFGVIGFLLVYFTSLISGSLLTLYFHKNDYSYRAIGASGAVVGVLFASILIDPDRKINFFIPGYIFGIIYLLFSIYGMKAKNDNIGHTAHFGGAIGGYAIALSRMPYMIYDNTLVVILLAVPIVILFVMAKMGKL; this is encoded by the coding sequence ATAGATTTGGTTTTGGTGGCTATCATTGCCATAAATGCAATTGTAAGCTATAAGGCTTTCGGTGATTATTCCTTTTTCAAAAAATACGAATTTCATGTCGGCAGCATAAGGGCAGGAGAGCAATACAGGATGTTTACATCGGCATTCCTGCACGCGAACCCTACGCATCTTATCTTTAACATGGTTACCCTTTTCTTTTTTGCACCTGTCGTGATTTTCAAATTTGGTGTTATTGGTTTTTTACTGGTATATTTTACAAGCCTTATATCCGGTAGCCTGCTTACATTATATTTTCATAAAAACGACTATTCTTACAGGGCAATAGGGGCTTCCGGAGCTGTTGTAGGGGTGCTCTTTGCATCGATATTGATTGATCCCGACAGGAAAATAAATTTCTTTATTCCGGGCTACATTTTCGGGATAATTTACCTGCTTTTTTCCATATATGGTATGAAAGCCAAAAATGACAACATTGGCCACACGGCCCACTTCGGAGGGGCCATTGGCGGTTATGCAATTGCGCTGTCAAGAATGCCATACATGATATATGATAACACCTTGGTAGTCATACTGCTTGCTGTGCCTATCGTGATTTTATTCGTAATGGCGAAGATGGGAAAGCTGTAA
- a CDS encoding aminotransferase class V-fold PLP-dependent enzyme, translating into MLQAADTMLKSELEHYFDKFRQNIVGIGQEFVSPFGKQEIVYTDWTASGRLYRPIEEKLLNDFGPFVANTHTETTVSGTAMTNAYHEAKHIIKHHVNASNDDILITTGSGMTGVVNKFQRILGLKVPENLRAFTTIPEEKRPVVFVSHMEHHSNQTSWLETIAHVVVIPACPEGLICLDSLKELLEQYKDRTLKIASVTACSNVTGIKTPYHEIAKMVHQYNGVCFVDFACSAPYVNIDMHPADEEAYLDAVFFSPHKFLGGPGTSGVLVFNKKLYKNMVPDHPGGGTVSWTNPWGEHKYVDDIEEREDGGTPGFLQVIKTALAIKLKEQMGVVNILEREKEIIDYIFERLGNIPNLNILAPQHKNRLGVISFYIDGLHFNLGVKLLNDRFGIQTRGGCSCAGTYGHYLLHVDQEMSNYLTDKITAGDLIQKPGWIRMSIHPTTTNAEIQYVCDSIAALAENHTEWAKDYKYNNASNEFSHVNSKADAGEMIKGWFEL; encoded by the coding sequence ATGTTACAGGCTGCAGATACCATGCTAAAAAGCGAGTTGGAACACTACTTCGACAAATTCAGGCAAAACATTGTCGGGATAGGGCAGGAGTTCGTTTCGCCATTCGGCAAACAGGAAATTGTTTATACCGACTGGACCGCCAGCGGCAGGCTTTATCGCCCGATTGAAGAAAAGCTCCTGAACGATTTTGGCCCTTTTGTAGCCAATACGCATACCGAGACTACCGTATCGGGCACGGCAATGACCAATGCTTACCACGAAGCCAAGCACATCATAAAGCACCATGTAAATGCGAGCAACGATGATATCCTTATTACTACAGGCTCGGGTATGACCGGTGTTGTAAATAAGTTCCAGCGCATCCTTGGCCTGAAAGTTCCCGAAAACCTCAGGGCATTCACTACTATCCCCGAAGAGAAAAGGCCTGTGGTGTTCGTTTCGCATATGGAGCATCATTCCAATCAGACATCATGGCTGGAAACCATTGCCCATGTTGTAGTGATACCCGCCTGTCCCGAAGGGCTCATATGCCTTGACAGCTTAAAGGAGCTGCTTGAACAATATAAAGACCGCACGCTTAAGATAGCATCGGTTACGGCATGCTCTAATGTTACAGGCATCAAAACTCCATACCACGAAATAGCAAAAATGGTACACCAATATAATGGTGTCTGTTTTGTAGATTTCGCCTGCTCAGCGCCTTATGTAAATATCGACATGCACCCTGCTGATGAAGAGGCCTACCTTGATGCCGTTTTCTTTTCGCCCCATAAATTCCTTGGCGGCCCCGGCACTTCGGGCGTCTTGGTATTCAATAAAAAGCTTTATAAAAATATGGTGCCCGACCATCCGGGCGGTGGTACCGTAAGCTGGACCAACCCTTGGGGCGAGCACAAATATGTAGATGATATAGAAGAGCGTGAAGACGGCGGTACTCCCGGATTCCTGCAGGTTATAAAAACAGCTCTTGCTATAAAGCTCAAAGAGCAGATGGGCGTAGTTAATATCCTGGAAAGGGAAAAAGAGATCATTGACTATATTTTCGAAAGACTTGGCAACATCCCAAATTTAAACATACTTGCACCACAGCATAAAAACAGACTTGGCGTAATATCCTTTTACATAGACGGGCTTCATTTTAACCTTGGGGTAAAGCTCCTCAATGATCGTTTTGGTATACAAACCCGTGGGGGCTGCAGCTGTGCGGGAACTTATGGGCATTACCTGCTGCATGTAGATCAGGAAATGTCAAATTACCTCACTGATAAGATCACGGCCGGCGACCTGATCCAGAAACCGGGCTGGATACGTATGTCGATCCATCCGACAACTACCAATGCAGAGATACAATATGTATGCGACAGCATTGCGGCACTGGCAGAAAACCACACAGAGTGGGCAAAGGATTATAAATACAACAATGCAAGTAACGAATTCAGCCATGTAAATTCGAAGGCAGATGCAGGCGAAATGATCAAGGGTTGGTTTGAGCTGTAG
- a CDS encoding porin produces MKKNVLLILLFFCLTDAFAQIDIKRTTKDNDLKLSALPYYNYGKGLGITSPDSIFQFNIRFRIQNRATYMQEEGEEAAIDGQVRRLRLRFDGYVGDPRFIYAIQLSFAPGDVGEIKEGENLNIIRDAVIFYRPNKHWNIGFGQTKLPGNRQRVNSSGGLQLTDRTINNAKFNIDRDFGFQVHNQNEHPDKFSYNFRTAITTGEGRNSTDKPDNGLAYTGKVELYPFGSFTKDGAFFEGDLKRETTPKLMVSGAYQYNNKARRTGGQLGDDLFEKKDMKTTFLDAMMKYNGWAAMAAYMKRSAHDPITFNPNDATDIKYIFTGSGFDYQLSYLFPSNYEIIGRFSTQKVNRDIAALAPDTKEYSIGVTKYVWEHAFKAQMEFTLDDMTYLDNTSKQNWYIRFQVEMGI; encoded by the coding sequence ATGAAAAAAAATGTACTCTTAATCCTGTTGTTCTTCTGTCTCACAGACGCATTTGCACAGATCGATATCAAAAGGACGACCAAAGATAATGATTTGAAGCTTTCGGCGCTGCCCTACTATAATTATGGTAAGGGTTTGGGGATAACCTCGCCCGACAGTATCTTCCAGTTCAATATCCGCTTCAGGATCCAGAACAGGGCAACATATATGCAGGAAGAGGGTGAGGAAGCTGCGATTGACGGGCAGGTACGCCGCCTTCGCCTTCGTTTTGACGGTTATGTGGGAGATCCGCGGTTCATCTATGCTATTCAGCTGTCTTTTGCACCCGGTGATGTAGGGGAGATCAAAGAAGGTGAGAACCTTAATATAATTCGTGATGCCGTAATCTTCTATCGTCCGAATAAACATTGGAACATAGGCTTTGGGCAAACCAAATTGCCGGGCAACCGCCAAAGGGTCAATTCTTCGGGAGGGCTGCAGCTTACCGACAGGACTATCAACAATGCCAAATTTAATATCGACAGGGATTTTGGTTTCCAGGTACACAACCAAAATGAGCATCCCGATAAATTCTCCTACAACTTCAGGACCGCTATAACAACAGGCGAGGGCCGGAACTCTACCGATAAGCCTGATAACGGGTTGGCCTATACCGGTAAGGTCGAGCTGTACCCTTTCGGTTCATTTACAAAAGACGGAGCTTTTTTTGAAGGTGACCTTAAAAGGGAAACAACGCCTAAACTGATGGTTTCCGGCGCGTATCAATACAACAACAAAGCGAGGAGGACAGGAGGCCAGCTGGGCGATGACCTTTTTGAGAAAAAGGATATGAAAACAACCTTCCTGGATGCCATGATGAAATATAACGGGTGGGCAGCTATGGCAGCTTACATGAAACGGTCGGCGCATGACCCGATAACCTTTAATCCAAATGATGCTACTGATATTAAATACATCTTTACCGGTAGTGGTTTCGACTACCAGCTGAGTTACCTTTTCCCTTCGAATTACGAGATAATTGGGCGGTTTTCTACCCAAAAGGTTAACAGGGATATTGCCGCCCTTGCACCCGACACTAAAGAATACAGCATTGGTGTTACAAAATATGTATGGGAACATGCCTTCAAGGCCCAAATGGAATTTACCCTTGACGACATGACCTATTTGGATAACACATCAAAGCAAAACTGGTATATCCGATTTCAGGTGGAGATGGGAATATAG
- a CDS encoding T9SS type A sorting domain-containing protein, producing the protein MKKSLLSNFLKGAALLGITLLSGNVKAQTQLTVDANAAYIGYVNIFENNAGQGYLWGSPWGVADLKTVVNTADNTLSLYPNYNLYGTGDDPTYWTNGDMGNKIVEASTYIEDNNLLGQNIVFSGNVNSNNLAAGYTGTAFIKVLDAGYAMLSYQTAELDAGNFTITTNVADFPAGAHVQYGFAIRGLNGNPAMEAANGKVVVTAGAPVIEEPGNDATIVTVDTAAAQIGYVNVFENNAGQGYLWGSPWGVADLKSVINTTDNQISLYPNYNLYGTGDDPAYWTNGDLGNKILEASTYVEDNSLLGHTITFNGNTISNTLVAGYEALVFIKVMDAGYATLDYVHEPLVAGTAFSVTSHAESFPTAAHIQYGFSVKGLNGNPAMEAANGYAVVGAATAGVKDFSKNTVVMFPNPASNVLNFASENAIDGIQVYNVMGQKVIDAKPAQTNASVDVSGLTNGVYIVNTTINGKQSSARFIKQ; encoded by the coding sequence ATGAAAAAATCTTTACTCTCAAATTTTTTAAAGGGAGCGGCGTTATTAGGGATTACCTTACTATCCGGTAATGTAAAGGCACAAACACAGTTAACTGTAGATGCCAATGCAGCTTATATTGGATATGTAAACATCTTTGAAAATAATGCCGGCCAGGGTTATTTATGGGGAAGCCCATGGGGTGTTGCAGACCTAAAAACAGTGGTAAATACTGCTGATAATACGCTCTCATTATATCCAAATTACAATCTCTATGGTACAGGAGACGATCCAACATACTGGACCAACGGCGATATGGGTAATAAGATTGTTGAAGCAAGCACTTATATAGAAGACAATAATCTTTTGGGACAAAATATCGTATTTAGTGGAAACGTAAATAGCAACAACCTTGCAGCCGGTTATACAGGAACAGCATTTATCAAAGTTTTGGATGCCGGATATGCCATGTTAAGCTACCAGACAGCAGAACTTGATGCAGGAAATTTTACTATCACTACTAATGTAGCTGATTTTCCTGCAGGAGCTCACGTACAATATGGCTTTGCAATAAGGGGACTTAATGGTAATCCTGCAATGGAAGCTGCCAACGGTAAAGTTGTAGTTACAGCAGGAGCTCCTGTAATCGAAGAGCCGGGTAATGATGCGACAATTGTTACTGTAGATACAGCTGCAGCACAAATTGGGTATGTAAATGTTTTTGAAAACAATGCCGGACAAGGCTACCTTTGGGGAAGTCCTTGGGGTGTTGCGGACCTTAAAAGTGTAATCAATACTACTGACAACCAGATATCGCTATATCCGAACTACAATCTTTACGGAACAGGTGATGATCCTGCTTATTGGACCAACGGGGACTTAGGTAACAAAATATTAGAAGCAAGCACCTATGTAGAGGATAATTCACTGCTTGGACACACCATAACATTTAACGGAAACACAATCAGCAATACACTTGTTGCCGGTTATGAGGCGCTTGTTTTTATAAAAGTAATGGATGCCGGTTATGCCACACTTGACTATGTACATGAGCCGCTTGTTGCAGGCACAGCATTTAGCGTGACATCTCATGCTGAATCTTTCCCAACTGCCGCACACATACAATATGGATTTTCTGTTAAAGGCCTGAATGGCAATCCTGCAATGGAAGCTGCCAACGGTTATGCAGTAGTTGGCGCCGCTACAGCAGGTGTAAAAGATTTCTCTAAAAACACTGTTGTAATGTTCCCTAACCCTGCAAGCAACGTGCTTAACTTCGCTTCTGAAAATGCAATCGATGGCATTCAGGTATACAACGTTATGGGCCAGAAAGTAATTGATGCAAAACCTGCGCAAACTAATGCTTCTGTGGATGTATCAGGCCTTACAAACGGTGTTTACATTGTAAATACTACAATAAACGGCAAACAAAGCTCTGCCCGTTTTATTAAACAATAA